CAGCTTCAGCTCCGTCAGAAGTTTCTTCGCCCGATTCAGCCCCTCTTCCCTCTCCCGCCGGGAAGGGTGCACAAGGGTCCAGGGCTCCAGAACGGCCCCCAGAACCGTCAGCGTCGGCGGCAGAGAGCTGTAGGGGTCCTGGGACACGTACCCGCAGCGACGGCGCATGGTCTGGCGTTCTTCCGCCGTCATTTCGGCCAGATCCCGCCCCTGAAAGGTCACGCTTCCCTCCGTGGGAGGCACGAGGCCCAGGAGCGCCCGCAGCAGGGTGGTCTTTCCGCTGCCGGATTCTCCCACGATGGACAGGGTTTTACTCTCTTTTTCCAGGTTCAGGGAAAAGTGCCGCAGAGCCCAGACGCCTCCCCTTTCAATCCCCGGGAGTTTTCGCCGTCCCTCAAAATGTACCCCCAGGTCCGTCGCCGTCAGCAGCGCCGTCATGACTCGGCCTCCGCGACCAAAGCCCCCGGCCGCTCCATACGCCGCAGAGCTTCGATCAGCTCCCGGGTCGAAGGGCTTCGGGGATGTTCCACCACCTGACGGCAGGGTCCGTTTTCAACGATGCGGCCCTCCTTCATCACAACCAGGCGGTCGCAGATCCCCGCCGCCAGAGGCAGATCGTGGGTCACCAGCAGAAGCCCCATACCGCGGCTTCGCACCAGAGACACGATCATGCTCAGCACTTCCTTTTGGGTGACCACGTCCAGCGCCGTTGTGGGTTCGTCCGCCAGCAGAAAATCCGGATCGCAGGCCAGAGCCGTCGCCAGCGCCGCCCGCTGTTTCTGCCCGCCCGAAAGCTCGTGGGGATAACGGGCGAAAAAGGACGTCTCCAGTCCGGTGGTTTTCAGCAAATCCATGGCGCGGTTCCTGGCCTCCTCCTTCTTCATATGGAAATGGAAACGCAGAACTTCCATGATATGACCGCCAATGGAGATCTGAGGGGTGAAGGAAGCCCCCGTCCCCTGGGGAACCAGAGCGAAACGACGCCAGCGCCAGGTGTTCAGCGCCTCTTCTCCCAGAGAAAGGAGGTTCTCCCCGTCGCACAAAATCCGGCCCGTAACGGCGGTTCCTCTCGGCAGAAGACGGGGGATGGCCATCAGCACGCTGGTCTTTCCGCTGCCGGACTCTCCCACGAGGCCCGCCACATCTCCCCGGGATACGGAGAAACTGCATTCCCGAACGGCCGGAATTTCACCCCTGGGGGAGGAATAGGTGACGGAGAGATTTTGTATATCCAGCGTCACGCTCATGCCGCGGGCCCCCCTTCTCCGTCGCCCCGGCCGTTACGGAGGGAATCCGCTCCCGCCGCGCCGGGCGGCAGTTCCTGAGAAAGACGGGGGTCGGCTCGCTCCTCCAGCCGGCGTCCTATGTCCATAAAAATCAGGCATATCAAAGAAATACCCAGCCCCGGAGGCAAAATCATCCACCACGCCCCGTTGGTGAAGGCCCCAAAGGTGTGAGCCTCGTGAAGCATACGCCCCCAGGAGGGCAGTCGGGGATCGGAGAGGCCGAGAAACGCCAGCCCCGCCTCGGCGAGAATCGCTCCCGGCACGCCCAGGGCGATGTTCGCCAGCAGCAGGGGAAGGGCCTCCGGCAGCAGATGACGGAAAAGAATGTAATTTCGCTTCGCCCCCAAAGCTCTCAATCCCTCCACCCAGGGCGCGTCGCGCAGGGTGAGGGTCAGGGAGCGCACCGTGCGGGCCGTTCCCATCCATGAAAAAATCGACAGGATCAAAACGAGGTTCCACAGGCTTTTACCCCACAGGCCGGCGATGACCATCAGAATCGGCAGCGTGGGAATGGAGAGCAGCACGTCCACAGCCCGCATGATCAGAGCGTCGGTGAGGCCCCCCGCGTAACCGGACAAAAGCCCCAGAGACAGCCCCGCCAGAGTCGCGATCAGCGTGGCGGCAATGCCCACGATCAGGGATATGCGAATACCCCGCACGAACAGGGCGGCAACGTCTCGCCCCCGCTGGTCCGTCCCCAGAAGTCCCCATCGACCGCCTTCAATCTTCATGAAAACATCGCCGCTGCCCACCAGGGAAAGACGATATTCTCCCTTTTCGGGGAAAAGCACCGCGGCCATGTTCACAAAGGGCCCCAGCCCCATGGCTTTTTTGAAGGGAATATCCCGGGCGTCCAGGTCAAGCTCTCCGGCGCCGGAGGCCGGAACGAACCGCCCCGATGGCGTGATCCATCGCAGCTCTCCCTTCTCCCCCAGGCTTCCGGTCAGGGAAACCCTCAAAGGAGCGGCATAATTCCAGTTCAGGACGACTTCCGGTGGAACCGGCGTGTCCTCCGCTCCATCCACATGCAGAACCTCCACCGGAGCGATGGAGTCGTCCATCCACTCCGGCTTCGAATACGGCGGCGCCTGAGGACCGTCTTTCAACCCCAGAGTCTCGGGCCCCAAAAAAGCCATCAGCACCAGCAGCAAAAAACAAAAAGGGGCGACCTGATGAAAAATACCTTTCACTTCATTTGGACTCCAATAATATCGACTCCCATTTTCACCGGCCCCGAAAGGTCCCGGGAGAATGGGGCTTCAAAACAGATTATTAACACAGGTTCTTAAAACAGGTTTTTAAAACAGGTTAATGGAGGAATCTTTGCGGGATTCCTGCGATTCCTGCTCTTCTTTTTCCTTTTCGTACTGTTCGACCAGAGCGTCCACCTGTTCGAGGTTGATCTGCACGCAGTTTTGAAGGTCGAACAGGGTGAAACAGTCCTCGGCGTAGGCCCGGCAGTCGCTCATCTCAATATCTCCGATCTCCCGGCGCTTCACTTCCCCGCGCCATTCCGGGAACCGGTTTCGAATCTCCAGGGCCAGCTTTTCCGCCTGTTCCTGGGCGTCGTGGTGACGCACCGAGTAGACCACGAAAAGCGAGAAAACGCAGGGGACCTCCGCGGGAGGCTCTTCTCCTCTGGGGTCGTAGTCGATCCAGTAACCCATGACGTTGGCGGTGTACTTCTTACCCTCGTTTTTCATGTAGCTCCAGAGAGGCGCCGTGCGGGCCAAAAGGGACTCCGGCAGAATTTCGCGGCGATAGCGGCAGCAGAGCCAGTTTTGCAGGGTTATCTTCGCCTTTTCCTCGAAGAAGAAATTTTTGTCCGGCTGCATGGCGGGGATGATGTTGTGCTTGGAGATGGCGAGGCGCAGGGACCCTCGCAGCTCCACCACGGCCGGCTCTCCGTCGAAGAGACAATCCAGGTGCAGGAGGCTCGGGTGCTTCGCGTGGGTCAGCTCCGGAGATGCCGTCGGAATCCGCTTGGCTCCCACAAATTCCACCATGGGCTCCAGCACCATGTTGTCGTTCATGATGTCTCCGTCATGAGAAACAACACAAAGATACGTGATGTCTTCGTTCAGTGTCTTTACCAGGCCGGGATTGTAATTTCTCAGAATATCCACGTTGATCATACTGCATTGACGCCATTTCGTGTCTTTGTTCCACATGATCTATACCTCGCAATACAAGGGAGTCGAGTACAGCGTTACCGTATGCTGGAACGGGTGAAAAGGTTTCGTCGCCCCTTTGGGCTTGCGACGCAACTCTTCGACCCTCTGCGCCATTTCTTTCAGAATCTTCAGATCCTGTCCTGTTATTTTCTGTCTCTTCAGCTTATGCAGGAAAAGCTCTCCATCCGGGAAAGGACGTCGGGCCGTGGCGCCGATGCGGGGAACGGCGACCTGCTCCACCCGATCCGCCACCTCCAGGCAGTACAGCAACAGCTCCTGCTGAGCGGCATTGGGGGCCCTGTCGCTGAACCAGGAATATAACACTCCGGGAGAAACCTCGAAAAGAAACGCCAGGTCCTCGCAGGAAAGCCCCAGGATTTTTCGAAGCCGCACCAGCTGCTTGCCCGTGGCGGTTGGCTCCGAAACCTTTTTTCCGCCCTCCGGTCCGGATTTCTGTTCGGTGGAACCCGTCGGGAAGAAGGGCGCTTTTTTGGGCTCCTGCGGTGGCGTGAACTTCTCGAAATCCGTGGAGACCATGGGTTCTTCGATTTTTTCCGATGGTTCCGGCTTCTCGATTTTGGGAAGCTCCTCTGCCTTCTCAGCATTTTTCAAATTTTTGTCGGACTTCGTGAACTTCGACATGGCCGCGCTTCCAAAGGAAAACAGGGAGGAAACCTTCGGACGCTCCCCTGCCGTCCCCTCTGCGGAGGACTTCTCCGTCCCGCCCTCCGTTCGACCGGACAGACCGGCCAAAAAGTCCCTGACGTCCCTGGCC
The Synergistaceae bacterium genome window above contains:
- a CDS encoding ABC transporter permease codes for the protein MKGIFHQVAPFCFLLLVLMAFLGPETLGLKDGPQAPPYSKPEWMDDSIAPVEVLHVDGAEDTPVPPEVVLNWNYAAPLRVSLTGSLGEKGELRWITPSGRFVPASGAGELDLDARDIPFKKAMGLGPFVNMAAVLFPEKGEYRLSLVGSGDVFMKIEGGRWGLLGTDQRGRDVAALFVRGIRISLIVGIAATLIATLAGLSLGLLSGYAGGLTDALIMRAVDVLLSIPTLPILMVIAGLWGKSLWNLVLILSIFSWMGTARTVRSLTLTLRDAPWVEGLRALGAKRNYILFRHLLPEALPLLLANIALGVPGAILAEAGLAFLGLSDPRLPSWGRMLHEAHTFGAFTNGAWWMILPPGLGISLICLIFMDIGRRLEERADPRLSQELPPGAAGADSLRNGRGDGEGGPAA
- a CDS encoding ATP-binding cassette domain-containing protein, translating into MTALLTATDLGVHFEGRRKLPGIERGGVWALRHFSLNLEKESKTLSIVGESGSGKTTLLRALLGLVPPTEGSVTFQGRDLAEMTAEERQTMRRRCGYVSQDPYSSLPPTLTVLGAVLEPWTLVHPSRREREEGLNRAKKLLTELKLPESLWNVRVRHALSGGQRQRVAIARALILEPELLLADEPTAMQDVSTRGEVLDVLSRRIRRGMSMILVTHDLLLARYAAEYALVLWKGEIAESGSAADLLEKPTHPYTQALLAALPRL
- a CDS encoding ABC transporter ATP-binding protein: MSVTLDIQNLSVTYSSPRGEIPAVRECSFSVSRGDVAGLVGESGSGKTSVLMAIPRLLPRGTAVTGRILCDGENLLSLGEEALNTWRWRRFALVPQGTGASFTPQISIGGHIMEVLRFHFHMKKEEARNRAMDLLKTTGLETSFFARYPHELSGGQKQRAALATALACDPDFLLADEPTTALDVVTQKEVLSMIVSLVRSRGMGLLLVTHDLPLAAGICDRLVVMKEGRIVENGPCRQVVEHPRSPSTRELIEALRRMERPGALVAEAES